A region from the Mycobacterium heidelbergense genome encodes:
- a CDS encoding tetratricopeptide repeat protein produces MPESAPSAVHALRQAEGLMRSRSFEPAVEILQKVVEQWPTLEAICLLASSYLELGEYDEALRYASVAVENEPHSAPARALRARINAALGHYSSALSDFVAVADLRRKQEPAPPDKYSVPAHFALHNIEQLDHILTIGHDAAHAFPGVSTEELHAVRSQLTNIIDGANAKAPQVSVQGSNGRVLADLPYVRVSEQRLPKYLNPDVDYGQIQESFLAGGQKIQVIDDFLTPSALAQVQRFCLESTVWRHSYEFGYMGAFPEDGFASISLFAIAEELQGALGEALDGHRLSQWWGFAYDAKLPGTDIHADDADITLNLWITPDSANLDPSGGGIVIWNERPPKGWSFDEYNSGGERVRQFLRDQHAEPTAIPYRANRAVLFEGHLFHRTDEFTFARGFTNRRRNLTLLFQRGKR; encoded by the coding sequence ATGCCGGAATCTGCCCCATCGGCAGTGCACGCCCTTCGCCAAGCCGAGGGTTTGATGCGCAGCAGAAGTTTCGAGCCAGCAGTGGAAATACTCCAGAAAGTCGTGGAACAGTGGCCCACCCTTGAAGCGATATGCCTGCTTGCTTCTTCGTACCTCGAACTCGGGGAATATGACGAAGCACTTCGTTACGCCTCGGTCGCGGTAGAAAATGAACCACATTCTGCGCCAGCCAGAGCTCTGCGTGCGCGGATAAATGCGGCTTTAGGACACTACTCCTCCGCGCTGTCGGACTTCGTCGCCGTGGCCGACCTTCGCCGCAAACAGGAGCCGGCACCGCCGGACAAGTATTCAGTTCCAGCACACTTCGCCTTGCACAATATCGAACAACTTGACCACATTCTGACCATCGGCCATGACGCTGCGCACGCATTCCCGGGCGTTTCGACTGAAGAACTTCATGCCGTTCGCAGTCAGCTCACCAATATTATCGACGGAGCAAATGCCAAAGCGCCTCAAGTGTCCGTCCAGGGGAGCAACGGCCGGGTTCTCGCAGACCTTCCGTACGTGAGAGTTTCCGAGCAGCGGCTGCCGAAGTACCTGAACCCGGATGTCGATTACGGTCAAATACAAGAATCCTTCTTGGCCGGCGGGCAGAAGATACAGGTCATCGATGATTTCCTCACCCCATCCGCGTTAGCTCAAGTGCAGAGGTTCTGCCTGGAATCTACAGTCTGGCGCCACTCATACGAATTTGGCTACATGGGCGCCTTTCCTGAAGACGGATTCGCCAGTATCTCGCTTTTCGCCATAGCAGAAGAGCTCCAAGGAGCGCTCGGCGAAGCGCTTGATGGGCATCGATTGTCGCAATGGTGGGGATTCGCGTACGACGCCAAGCTGCCAGGAACTGATATTCACGCTGACGATGCGGACATCACTTTGAATCTATGGATCACCCCCGATTCTGCGAACCTCGACCCAAGTGGGGGCGGCATCGTCATTTGGAACGAAAGGCCACCGAAGGGTTGGAGCTTCGACGAATACAACTCCGGAGGAGAGCGAGTGAGGCAGTTCCTCCGGGATCAACACGCTGAACCGACAGCCATTCCCTATCGCGCGAACCGTGCGGTCTTGTTCGAAGGACACCTCTTTCATCGGACCGACGAATTCACCTTCGCGCGCGGATTCACTAATCGGCGACGCAATTTGACTTTATTATTTCAACGCGGCAAACGGTGA
- a CDS encoding PIG-L family deacetylase, translated as MKKHVLVVSPHLDDAVYSAGQFLAGRPGAVVVTIFAGTPNPPQKKSWDVSKCGFADSQQAMLARKAEDGSALAVLNATPVHLDFLDNQYGRGGVDLRALANAILEQAKRHRPEFVVGPLGLRHPDHVRVRKAVLAAELDVPLWLYGDLPYRIRKSSWLRAALDEISRHGYTLEPDDIGTGPPELKREAAERYESQTKLFDIDNTIMVPELFWRVTRQ; from the coding sequence GTGAAGAAGCATGTCCTGGTTGTCTCGCCTCACCTGGATGACGCGGTCTATTCCGCTGGCCAATTCCTCGCGGGACGGCCAGGCGCGGTTGTCGTGACCATATTCGCCGGCACTCCCAATCCGCCCCAGAAGAAATCCTGGGACGTCAGCAAATGCGGATTCGCCGACTCGCAGCAAGCGATGCTAGCCCGCAAAGCCGAGGACGGCTCCGCGCTTGCCGTGCTCAACGCGACTCCGGTGCACCTCGACTTCCTCGACAACCAATACGGGCGAGGAGGCGTAGATCTCCGCGCCCTGGCCAACGCAATCCTGGAACAGGCCAAACGGCATCGCCCTGAGTTCGTCGTAGGCCCGCTCGGGTTACGCCATCCCGACCATGTGCGCGTCCGTAAAGCGGTTCTAGCGGCCGAGCTCGATGTGCCGCTTTGGCTATACGGAGATTTGCCCTACCGAATCAGAAAATCGTCATGGCTGCGGGCCGCACTCGACGAGATCAGCCGCCACGGTTACACGCTAGAGCCCGACGACATCGGCACCGGACCTCCCGAGTTGAAACGCGAGGCAGCCGAGCGCTACGAGTCACAGACGAAGCTTTTCGACATCGACAACACGATCATGGTCCCCGAACTCTTCTGGCGCGTTACCCGACAGTGA